In a single window of the Nilaparvata lugens isolate BPH chromosome 1, ASM1435652v1, whole genome shotgun sequence genome:
- the LOC120351321 gene encoding protein UXT homolog, which yields MKATMDPNNINHQIPEKVLKFEEFVNNHLKEDLKKIHYKLDVLLGEMAEYIQLKNVIESLQSDDALKDGLKTQMDLGCNFYMQAHVSDVSRILIDVGCGYFVQFTLDEALKVIAKRLQLLEKQADLLKEQSATTKAHIKLVLHGIQELHNIK from the exons ATGAAAGCCACTATGGATCCAAATAATATCAATCATCAGATACCGGAGAAAGTATTGAAATTCGAAGAATTCGTcaacaatcatttaaaagaggatctgaaaaaaatacattacaaacTAGATGTGCTCTTGGGGGAAATGGCAGAGTATATACAGctgaaaaatgttattgagAGTCTTCAA AGTGATGATGCTTTGAAGGATGGCTTGAAAACACAGATGGATTTGGGCTGCAATTTCTACATGCAGGCACATGTGTCCGATGTTTCCAGAATACTGATTGATGTTGGCTGCGGCTATTTCGTCCAATTCACCCTGGATGAAGCCCTTAAG GTGATTGCAAAGCGATTGCAGCTACTTGAGAAGCAAGCTGATCTCCTGAAAGAGCAAAGTGCCACCACCAAAGCTCATATCAAACTCGTACTGCATGGAATTCAAGAGCTGCACAACATCAAATGA